ATGTTCAGCTTCGAACTGCCCGGCGCCGAACCGGAGCAGACGCCGCCGCAAGCGGCCGGTGCCGATCCGTTCTCCTTCATCGATTCCCCCACCCCCGAAACCGTGGCGCCCCCAGCGGCCGCCCCCGACCCTTTTGCCGAACTGCTGGAGTCAACCACACGTTCCGAGCCGCAGCCGTCCGCCGCTACTGCACCCGCACCCACGGTTTCCGACCAGGGGTATGAACTGAGCAGCTTTTCCTGGGATGACACGCCGCCGGCCGAACCTGCCTGCCCCGAAGCGGAGGCACCCGCCGCCCCGGAAGACGATTTTGCCAGCCTGTTCGGTGATCTCGGCGAACCCAAGAAGTAACCGGCCGTGCCGTCACGCATCAAAATACTCTCTGAATCCCTGGCCAACAAAATCGCCGCCGGCGAGGTGGTGGAGCGTCCCGCCTCGGTCATCAAGGAGCTGGTTGAAAACGCCCTTGATGCCGGCGCCACCGACATCCGTCTGGAGATCGCGGCCGGCGGACGCCGTCTGATCCGGGTCAGTGACAACGGCCACGGCATGTCCCGCGAGGATGCCCTGCTGGCCCTGGAGCGTCATGCCACCAGTAAGCTGCTCTGCGACCGGGACCTGGAGGCCATCTCCACCCTGGGCTTCCGGGGCGAGGCGCTTCCCTCCATCGCGTCGGTTTCGCGCTTGCGCCTGAAAAGCCGTGAAAACGGCGCTGTGGAAGGAACCGAGCTGTATCTTGAAGGGGGCGTGGTCCGTTCGGTCACCGCCTGCGGCATGGCGGTGGGGACGGAAATATCCGTTGAGCATCTTTTCTTCAACACGCCGGCCCGACTGAAATTCCTGCGCAGTGCCCAAACCGAGGCGGGCCACGTGGGGGACCAGATGGTGCGGCTGGCCGTGGCGCGTCCCGACGTTGCCTTCAGCTACACCAGTGACGGGCGGGAGCTGTTCCGGGTGACTGCCGGTACCGCCCGCCAGCGGCTGCAGAAGCTGGTTGCCAGGGATGCGCCGCTGTTTGAGGTGGCCGGCGAGACCGCCGTCCTTTCCATCAGCGGCTTTTTTGCCCCGCCCCATGCTGCCCGCTCCACCACCGCCGCCATGTTCACCTACATCAACGGCCGGTTCGTACGGGACAAGGTGGTGCAGCATGCCGTCATGCAGGCGTTCCGGCCGGTGCTGGAACGGGGACGGTACCCGCTGCTCGCCCTGTTCATCAAGATTCCGCCGGAAGAGGTGGATGTCAACGTCCACCCGACCAAGCATGAGGTGCGCTTCCGCCGCCAGCATCAGGTGCATGACACCATCCACGCCGTCCTCTCCGAGGCCTTGAGTCGTTCCCCGTGGCTGGCAACGGGCCGGGTCCCAGAAATTGCCGCTAGTGCCGTACCGTCGCCGGTGCCGGCACCCCGGACCGCTGAACCGACCGGCCACCGGGCAGGGGTGCAGCAGGCCCTGGAGCGGTTCATGGCGGCCCCGCCGTCTGCTGCACCCCGCATCCATGAACCGCCGCCGGCCTATGTCCGGCCGGTGCCGACAGAGCCTCCGCCGCAGACCGGCTATTTTTCCGCCCTGACCGTCATCGGCCAGTTCCAGGCTGCCTACATCCTCTGCCAGTCCGAGACGGCACTGGTGATCATCGACCAGCATGCTGCCGCCGAGCGGGTCCGCTTCCAGGAGCTGCGGCAGCGTGTCCTGGCTCACCGGATCGAGTCCCAGCGGCTGCTGATCCCCGACACGTTGGAACTTTCCTTTGCCGAGGCCGACACGGCCCGCCGCTACCATGGAGAGTTGGGGAGGTTGGGGATCGAACTGGAACCCTTCGGAGGACAGACCTTCATGCTTACCGCCGTACCGGTCCTGGTGGCCGACACGGACCGGGTCCGGCTGGTGCGGGACCTGCTGGAGGAGCTGACCGGCCTGGGGAAAAGCTCGGCCTTCGACAGCGTGCTGGACGACCTGCTTTCCCGCATCGCCTGCCACAGCGTCATCCGGGGCGCCCATCCCCTGGACCGGCGGCAGATGGAGGAACTGCTGCGCCGGATGGACCGGACCGATTTCGCGGCCCACTGTCCCCATGGCCGCCCGGTCTCCCACGAGCTGCCGCTGTCGGAGATCGGTCGCTTCTTCAAACGAACCTGATCCGGTCCGTCCGGTGCGGTGGCGTTCCCGGATTTTTCGCGCCATTGCTTGAAGAACGGCAACCACCGTGTATACTGATGGGCGGATTCCATCCCTATCACAGCCTGTTTTGGAGGAACGTGCATGTACGCAGCCGACAACATCGGACGAAACACCATCGCCATGGTACTTGCCGGGGGCAAGGGGGAGCGGCTGATGCCGCTGACCCTGCGCCGGGCCAAACCCAGCGTCCCCTTTGGCGGCAAGTACAAGATCATCGACTTCGTCCTCTCCAACATGTTCAACTCCGGCATCAAGAAGGTCTACATCCTGACCCAGTACCGGGCCTATTCCCTCAACAAGCATATCCGCGAATCCTGGGGCACGTGGACCGGCCTCGGGGAATTCTACGTGGCCATCTCGCCGGAGACCCGCAGCGAGAGCGAGGAGTGGTTCAAGGGGACCGCGGACGCCATCCTCCAGTACCTGCGCTTCGTGGAATCCTCCAACGCCGATTACGTGGCCATTTTTGGCGGCGACCACATCTACAAGATGGATGTGACCCAGATGATCAACTACCACCGGATGAACCGGGCCGACATCACCATCGCCGCCCTGGAGGTGCCGGTGGAGGAGGCGGGCCGTTTCGGCGTCTTCTCCGTGGACGAGGATTCCCGGATCACCGCCTTTGCCGAGAAGCCGAAACATCCGGAAACCATTCCCGGTCGCGACACCTGCTTCGCCTCCATGGGCAATTACATCTTCCCCACCAAGAAGCTGATCGAGGTGCTGATGGAGGGGAAAAAGCTCCATGAGGATCTGGATTTCGGCAAGCACGTGATTCCGATGATGCTGGAGCGGGGGGACCGGGTCTTTGCCTACAACTTCAACGACAACGTCATCCCCGGCATGCGGGCGGAGGAACGGGGCTACTGGAAGGATGTGGGGACCATCGAGTCCTACTACGACGCCAACATGGACCTGATCAACGTCAGTCCGCAACTGAACCTCTACAACTACAAGTGGCCCATCCTGACCAACCAGGGAAATCTGCCGCCGGCCAAGACCGTGTTCGACGACGAGGACCGCCGGGGGGTGAACATCGATTCCTACGTCTGCGCCGGCTGCATCACCAGCGGCAGCACGGTGCGCCGCTCCATCCTGGGGCCGCTCTGCAAGATCAACAGCTATAGCCTGGTGGAGGAGTCGATCCTCTTCGAGAGCGTCACCGTCGGCCGTCACTCGAAAATCAGGCGGGCCATCATCGACAAGGGGGTGGTGATCCCGGACGGCACGACCATCGGCTACGACCTGGAGGCGGATCGGCGTAGCGGCTATACGGTCACTGAATCGGGGATCGTGGTGGTGCCGCGCAAGGACCGCTAAGTTCCACTCTTACTCGCCAACACTGCAAACGCCTCCGGAACGGTCTGTCCCGGAGGCGTTTGTACGTTTGTCGTCGGCGGTGTGGAGTCCGTATCACTCCCCCCTGAAGACCGGCTTCCGCTTCTCCAGAAAGGCCCGTTTCCCTTCCAGGTAGTCGTCGCTGTCGTAGACCATCCGGCGCAGTCCCTGGATGTATTCGAAGGTTTCCGGCGCAAAGGGGTGAGAGTCGGCCAGGATGCGCAACTGCTGCTTCATGGCCCGGTTGGCCAGGGGAGCATTGTCGGCGATCCGGTTTGCCATGGCAAAGGTGAAGGATTCGAGTTCCTCCGTCGGCACCAGATGGTTGAGGATGCCCACCTGCAGAGCCCGCTCGGCATCCACCGGCTGGGCGGTGTAGAACATCTCCCGGGCCACCCGTGGTCCCACGATGTTGACGAAGTGCATGACGCCGGTGACGTTGTACGGCACACCGATCTTGGCGGGAGTGATGGCGAAGGAGGCGCTGGGCCCGCCGATGGCCAGATCGCAGACAAACGCCAGGTCACAGGCCCCGCCCCAGACGCTTCCCTCGATCATGGCGATGACCGGCGCCGGTGAGCGGGCCACGCTGCGCAGCAGGCACTCCAAGGGATCGTTGTAGGCAAGAGGGTCCCGTCCCGGCTCGGGCAGTTCCCGGATGTTGAAGCCGGATGACCAGACCGTGGAACCGGCCGGCGCGCGGATGATAACCGCCCGAACCGTGCGTTGGGTAAACTGATCCATGGCATCGATCATCTCCTGCAGCATGGCGCGGGAGAGACTGTTGCGCGATTCGGGGTGATTGAGGGTGATGGTGGCGATCCGGTCGTCGCAGGTGGTGAGAATCAGTGACATGGCGTACTCCTTTCGGCAGGTCAGGCGCCTGGCCGGGGACGGACCATGGCGCCACGGCAGTGTGACGCGACCAGCACTTCTAACTGTAGCGCACTCTCTGCGTTCTGTCCGCTGCCGAAAGGAGATTGTGGGGGGAGGGAGGCAGGGGAGCTGTTGGCATGGTGTTGCCGACAGTGTGTGAGGGCCGCTACCCCAGCCCCAGCCGTATCCCCACCGATTTTCCGTGGGCCTCCAGCCCTTCCAGCCCGGCGATGCGCACGATGTCGTTCCCCAGCCGTTTCAGCCCCTGTTCGGAGAAGCTGATGATGGAGGACTTCTTGACAAAGTCGTCCACGGAAAGGGGGGAGAAGAAGCGGGCCGTGCCACCGGTGGGCAGCGTATGGTTCGGTCCGGCCAGGTAGTCGCCGGCCGCCTCCGGGGTCCAGTGGCCCATGAAAATCGCCCCGGCGTTGGTGATACGGGGCAGCAGGCCGAAGGGGTCGGCCACCGCCAGCTCAAGGTGCTCCGGCGCGATCCGGTTGGAGAAGGCGGCCGCTTCCTCCAGGGAGCCGGCCACGATGATGGCCCCGAACTTCTCCCAGGAAGCACGGGCAATGGATTCGCGGGAAAGCTGGCCCAGCTGGTACTCCACCTCAGCCGCCACCGCTTCGCCGAAGCTCCGGTCGGTGGTGATCAGGATGGAAGAGGCCAGCTCGTCGTGCTCGGCCTGGGAGAGCAGGTCCGCCGCGATGTGGGCCGGAGTGCCGGTACCGTCGTTGATCACCAGAATCTCGCTGGGACCGGCGATCATGTCGATCCCCACCTGGCCGAACACCAGCTGCTTGGCCGTGGCCACGTAGATGTTGCCCGGTCCGGTGACCTTGTCCACCCGGGGGATGGTGGCGGTGCCGCAGGCCAGGGCCGCCACCGCCTGGGCCCCCCCAACCCGGAAGATGCGGTGGACGCCGGAAAGGTGGGCCGCAGCCAGCACCGCCGGGTTGATTTCACCGCCGGGGGTGGGGCAGACCATGATGATCTCCCGCACGCCGGCAACCCGTGCCGGTACGGCATTCATGATCACGCTGCTGGGGTAGCTGGCCTTGCCGCCGGGGACGTAAATCCCCACCCGGTCCAGAGGGGTCACCTTCTGGCCCAGCAGAATGTCCGGTTCTTCGGTGGAGAGCCAGGTCTGGCTCTTCTGCTTTTCGTGGAAGCGGGCCACTCGCTCGACGGCCAGCTTCAGCGCCGCCAGGTCCTCAGCGGGAACCGCCGCCACGGCAGCCTCCACCTCCTGGCGCCCGATCTCCAGACCTGCCGCATCGGTCAGGTTAAGGCGGTCGAAGCGGTTGGTGTAGTCGATCAACGCCTCATCGCCCCTGGTGCGGACATCGGTGATGATGCCCCGCACCGTTTCCAGAACCTGGGCCGAGGTCTCCTCGCTGCGGTTCAGGATGGCGCTAAACTGCCGGTCAAAATCGGTATCGGTAATATCGAGAAACAGCACGATGGAACTCCCTTATCCCAGTATCGCTTCCAGGCCGTCGATGATCCCCCGGATCCGCTGATGGCGGGTTTTGAGGCTGGCCCGGTTCACCACCAGCCGGGTGGTGATCTCGGCAATGGTTTCCACTTCGCAGAGGCCGTTCTGGCGCAGGGTCTCGCCGGTGGAGACCAGGTCCACGATCCGCTCGGACAACCCCACCAGCGGTGCCAGCTCGATGGAACCGTACAGCTTGATGATCTCCGCCTGCACCCCCTTGGCGGCGAAGTGCTGCTCCGCGACGTGAGGGTACTTGGTGGCCACCCGGACATGGGTCCAGCGGGTCGGGTCGTCGCCGGTGGCCAGACCGGCCGGCTCCGCCACCACCATCCGGCAGTAGCCGAACTTCAGGTCCAGTGGTTCGTACAGGTCCTTGTCCTGCTCCAGCAGGGTGTCCTTGCCCACGATCCCCAGGTCGGCACAGCCGTGCTCCACGTAGGTGGGGACATCGGTGGCCCGCACGATCAGGGCGCGGACCAACTGGTCCGGGTAGTCGAAGATCAGCTTGCGGGAGTCGTCCAGCATGCCGGAAAGATCGATGCCGATCCGGGAGAACAGCTGGATCGATTCGGTGAGGATGCGTCCCTTGGGGATGGCGATGGTCAAGGTGCTGTTCATGATTCCTTCACCCGTTCGATCCGCGCCCCCAGGCCGGCCAGCTTTTCCTCGATCCGCTCGTAACCGCGGTCGAGGTGATAAATCCGCTGGATTTCGGTGGTCCCCTCTGCGGCAAGGCCGGCCAGCACCAGGGAGGCCGATGCCCGCAAGTCGGTGGCCATGACCGGCGCGCCGGAAAGTTTCTTCACCCCTTTGACCGTGGCCGAGTTCCCCTCGATGGTGATGTCGGCGCCGAAACGCTGCAGTTCCGAAACGTGCATGAAGCGGTTTTCGAAGATGTTCTCGGAAATGACGCTGGCGCCGTCGGCGATGCACATCAGTGCCATGAACTGGGCCTGCATGTCGGTGGGGAAGCCAGGGTAGGGGCGGGTTTTGATGTTGACCCCGTGGGGGCGTTTCGGCCCCTTGACGCGCACCACGCCGTCCCGGCTGACGATCTCAACCCCGGCATCCTGCAGCTTGAAGCAGAGGGCGTCCAGGTGCTCGGCCTTCATGCCGTTGATCCGCACATCACCGCCGGTGATGGCGGCGGCGATCATGAAGGTACCGGCCTCGATCCGGTCCGG
The window above is part of the Trichlorobacter ammonificans genome. Proteins encoded here:
- the mutL gene encoding DNA mismatch repair endonuclease MutL codes for the protein MPSRIKILSESLANKIAAGEVVERPASVIKELVENALDAGATDIRLEIAAGGRRLIRVSDNGHGMSREDALLALERHATSKLLCDRDLEAISTLGFRGEALPSIASVSRLRLKSRENGAVEGTELYLEGGVVRSVTACGMAVGTEISVEHLFFNTPARLKFLRSAQTEAGHVGDQMVRLAVARPDVAFSYTSDGRELFRVTAGTARQRLQKLVARDAPLFEVAGETAVLSISGFFAPPHAARSTTAAMFTYINGRFVRDKVVQHAVMQAFRPVLERGRYPLLALFIKIPPEEVDVNVHPTKHEVRFRRQHQVHDTIHAVLSEALSRSPWLATGRVPEIAASAVPSPVPAPRTAEPTGHRAGVQQALERFMAAPPSAAPRIHEPPPAYVRPVPTEPPPQTGYFSALTVIGQFQAAYILCQSETALVIIDQHAAAERVRFQELRQRVLAHRIESQRLLIPDTLELSFAEADTARRYHGELGRLGIELEPFGGQTFMLTAVPVLVADTDRVRLVRDLLEELTGLGKSSAFDSVLDDLLSRIACHSVIRGAHPLDRRQMEELLRRMDRTDFAAHCPHGRPVSHELPLSEIGRFFKRT
- the glgC gene encoding glucose-1-phosphate adenylyltransferase, whose translation is MYAADNIGRNTIAMVLAGGKGERLMPLTLRRAKPSVPFGGKYKIIDFVLSNMFNSGIKKVYILTQYRAYSLNKHIRESWGTWTGLGEFYVAISPETRSESEEWFKGTADAILQYLRFVESSNADYVAIFGGDHIYKMDVTQMINYHRMNRADITIAALEVPVEEAGRFGVFSVDEDSRITAFAEKPKHPETIPGRDTCFASMGNYIFPTKKLIEVLMEGKKLHEDLDFGKHVIPMMLERGDRVFAYNFNDNVIPGMRAEERGYWKDVGTIESYYDANMDLINVSPQLNLYNYKWPILTNQGNLPPAKTVFDDEDRRGVNIDSYVCAGCITSGSTVRRSILGPLCKINSYSLVEESILFESVTVGRHSKIRRAIIDKGVVIPDGTTIGYDLEADRRSGYTVTESGIVVVPRKDR
- the hisD gene encoding histidinol dehydrogenase, whose product is MLFLDITDTDFDRQFSAILNRSEETSAQVLETVRGIITDVRTRGDEALIDYTNRFDRLNLTDAAGLEIGRQEVEAAVAAVPAEDLAALKLAVERVARFHEKQKSQTWLSTEEPDILLGQKVTPLDRVGIYVPGGKASYPSSVIMNAVPARVAGVREIIMVCPTPGGEINPAVLAAAHLSGVHRIFRVGGAQAVAALACGTATIPRVDKVTGPGNIYVATAKQLVFGQVGIDMIAGPSEILVINDGTGTPAHIAADLLSQAEHDELASSILITTDRSFGEAVAAEVEYQLGQLSRESIARASWEKFGAIIVAGSLEEAAAFSNRIAPEHLELAVADPFGLLPRITNAGAIFMGHWTPEAAGDYLAGPNHTLPTGGTARFFSPLSVDDFVKKSSIISFSEQGLKRLGNDIVRIAGLEGLEAHGKSVGIRLGLG
- the scpB gene encoding methylmalonyl-CoA decarboxylase, which translates into the protein MSLILTTCDDRIATITLNHPESRNSLSRAMLQEMIDAMDQFTQRTVRAVIIRAPAGSTVWSSGFNIRELPEPGRDPLAYNDPLECLLRSVARSPAPVIAMIEGSVWGGACDLAFVCDLAIGGPSASFAITPAKIGVPYNVTGVMHFVNIVGPRVAREMFYTAQPVDAERALQVGILNHLVPTEELESFTFAMANRIADNAPLANRAMKQQLRILADSHPFAPETFEYIQGLRRMVYDSDDYLEGKRAFLEKRKPVFRGE
- the hisG gene encoding ATP phosphoribosyltransferase, which encodes MNSTLTIAIPKGRILTESIQLFSRIGIDLSGMLDDSRKLIFDYPDQLVRALIVRATDVPTYVEHGCADLGIVGKDTLLEQDKDLYEPLDLKFGYCRMVVAEPAGLATGDDPTRWTHVRVATKYPHVAEQHFAAKGVQAEIIKLYGSIELAPLVGLSERIVDLVSTGETLRQNGLCEVETIAEITTRLVVNRASLKTRHQRIRGIIDGLEAILG